The Saccharopolyspora gloriosae genome has a segment encoding these proteins:
- a CDS encoding NAD-dependent malic enzyme: MPVPGPGYSITVRVEAPPSASAAGDLASAIGRAGGVITAFDVVESHTDRIVVDITCNALSADHANDITDRLGELPGVKVRKISDRTFLVHLGGKIEVSSRVALANRDDLSRAYTPGVARVCTAIAENPEDARRLTIKRNSVAVVTDGSAVLGLGNIGPEAALPVMEGKAALFKKFSGVNAWPVCLDTQDTEEIIRAVELIAPVYGGINLEDIAAPRCFEIEARLRDKLNIPVFHDDQHGTAIVVLGALRNALRVVGKDIEDARIVVCGVGAAGSAIIRLLQHKKPADIIAVDIDGIVHGARGDEDENLRSIAAGTNADGRTGTLSDAVNGADVFIGVSAPNLLRADDVASMNDDAIVFALANPDPEIDPLEAQQHAKVVATGRSDYPNQINNVLAFPGFFRGLLDAHAHEITDDMMIAASNAIADVVDGEERVNPSFIVPSVFDTAVAPAVAEAVRKAAIAGRTEQPSAGGSSMPWSMAEDLDY, encoded by the coding sequence ATGCCGGTTCCAGGTCCGGGGTACTCGATCACGGTCCGAGTGGAGGCGCCGCCGTCGGCCAGCGCCGCCGGTGACCTCGCCAGCGCCATCGGGCGTGCGGGCGGCGTGATCACCGCGTTCGACGTCGTCGAATCGCACACCGACCGCATCGTCGTGGACATCACCTGCAACGCGCTGTCCGCCGACCACGCCAACGACATCACCGACCGGCTCGGTGAACTGCCCGGTGTGAAGGTCCGCAAGATCTCCGACCGGACCTTCCTGGTCCACCTCGGCGGCAAGATCGAAGTGAGTTCGCGGGTCGCGCTCGCCAACCGCGACGACCTCTCCCGCGCCTACACGCCCGGTGTGGCCCGGGTGTGCACCGCGATCGCCGAGAACCCGGAGGACGCCCGGCGGCTGACGATCAAGCGGAACTCGGTCGCCGTGGTCACCGACGGCTCCGCCGTGCTCGGACTCGGCAACATCGGCCCGGAGGCCGCGCTGCCCGTGATGGAGGGCAAGGCCGCGCTGTTCAAGAAGTTCTCCGGCGTCAACGCCTGGCCGGTGTGCCTGGACACCCAGGACACCGAGGAGATCATCCGCGCGGTCGAGCTCATCGCGCCCGTCTACGGCGGCATCAACCTGGAGGACATCGCCGCGCCGCGCTGCTTCGAGATCGAGGCGCGGCTGCGGGACAAGCTGAACATCCCGGTGTTCCACGACGACCAGCACGGCACCGCCATCGTGGTGCTCGGCGCGCTGCGCAACGCGCTGCGGGTCGTCGGCAAGGACATCGAGGACGCCCGCATCGTCGTCTGCGGTGTCGGTGCCGCGGGCTCGGCGATCATCCGGCTGCTGCAGCACAAGAAACCCGCCGACATCATCGCCGTGGACATCGACGGCATCGTGCACGGCGCCCGCGGCGACGAGGACGAGAACCTGCGCTCCATCGCGGCGGGCACCAACGCCGACGGGCGCACCGGCACCCTGTCCGACGCGGTCAACGGGGCCGACGTGTTCATCGGCGTGTCCGCGCCGAACCTGCTCCGCGCCGACGATGTGGCCAGCATGAACGACGACGCGATCGTGTTCGCGCTGGCCAACCCGGACCCGGAGATCGACCCGCTGGAGGCGCAGCAGCACGCCAAGGTCGTCGCCACCGGCCGCAGCGACTACCCGAACCAGATCAACAACGTGCTGGCGTTCCCCGGTTTCTTCCGCGGACTGCTCGACGCGCACGCGCACGAGATCACCGACGACATGATGATCGCGGCCTCGAACGCGATCGCCGACGTCGTCGACGGTGAGGAGCGGGTCAACCCGTCGTTCATCGTGCCGAGCGTCTTCGACACGGCGGTCGCGCCCGCCGTCGCCGAAGCCGTCCGCAAGGCCGCCATCGCGGGCCGCACCGAACAGCCCTCCGCCGGTGGTTCCTCCATGCCTTGGTCCATGGCCGAAGACCTCGACTACTGA
- the moaC gene encoding cyclic pyranopterin monophosphate synthase MoaC, whose translation MAQDELTHVDESGAARMVDVSEKEATARTAVATGIVRTTAEVLALVRRDGLPKGDALATARIAGIMAAKRTPDLVPLCHPIALSGVKVQLDLGDAEVRITATVRTTDRTGVEMEALTAVTGAGLALHDMIKAVDPAAVLDAVRVERKEGGKTGTWVRED comes from the coding sequence ATGGCGCAGGACGAGCTCACGCACGTGGACGAGTCGGGGGCGGCTCGCATGGTCGACGTCTCCGAGAAGGAGGCGACCGCGCGCACCGCCGTGGCCACCGGGATCGTGCGCACCACGGCCGAAGTCCTCGCGCTGGTGCGGCGGGACGGGCTGCCCAAGGGCGATGCGCTGGCGACCGCGCGGATCGCCGGGATCATGGCGGCGAAGCGCACTCCCGACCTCGTCCCGCTGTGCCATCCGATCGCGCTGTCCGGCGTCAAGGTGCAGCTGGACCTCGGGGACGCGGAGGTCCGGATCACGGCGACGGTGCGCACCACCGACCGGACCGGTGTCGAGATGGAGGCGCTGACCGCCGTCACCGGTGCCGGGCTCGCGCTGCACGACATGATCAAAGCGGTCGATCCGGCCGCGGTGCTCGACGCCGTCCGCGTCGAACGCAAAGAAGGCGGCAAAACGGGCACCTGGGTTCGCGAGGACTGA
- a CDS encoding molybdenum cofactor biosynthesis protein MoaE — MSARTARVVAASNRAAAGVYTDRTGPVIVEWLRERGFEVGDPLVVPDGEPVGRALREAVDAEVTVVITTGGTGINPTDRTPEVTGEVLDYEVPGLADAVRSAGLPQVPTAVLSRGTAGVSGRTLIVNLPGSRGGVADGLGVLDGVLDHAVDQLRGGDHAPGGGVEPGASDSHEHSAAGSGAAAVLLAEVADRPLRVADLERLVEDRAAGAVVTFGGVVRDHDGGRGVTELEYVGHPSADEVIREVATELAGRYDGVRALAVAHRVGLLGIGDVALACAVAAEHRKEAFAVCAELVDEVKRRLPIWKRQVFTDASEEWVNCP; from the coding sequence ATGTCAGCACGCACCGCTCGTGTCGTGGCCGCGTCGAACCGTGCCGCGGCAGGCGTCTACACCGACCGCACCGGACCGGTCATCGTCGAATGGCTGCGGGAGCGCGGCTTCGAGGTCGGCGACCCGCTGGTCGTGCCGGACGGTGAGCCGGTGGGGCGAGCGCTGCGGGAGGCCGTGGACGCCGAGGTCACCGTGGTGATCACCACCGGCGGCACCGGGATCAACCCGACCGACCGCACTCCCGAGGTCACCGGCGAAGTGCTGGACTACGAGGTTCCGGGCTTGGCCGACGCGGTGCGTTCGGCCGGTCTGCCGCAGGTGCCGACGGCGGTGCTCTCCCGCGGGACGGCCGGGGTGAGCGGGCGGACACTGATCGTGAACCTGCCGGGATCTCGCGGCGGCGTCGCCGACGGGCTCGGCGTGCTCGACGGAGTGCTCGATCACGCCGTGGACCAGCTCCGCGGCGGTGATCACGCGCCCGGCGGCGGGGTCGAACCGGGCGCCTCGGACTCTCACGAGCACTCGGCCGCCGGGTCGGGCGCGGCCGCCGTGCTGCTGGCCGAGGTCGCCGACCGCCCGCTGCGAGTCGCGGACTTGGAGCGGCTGGTGGAGGACCGGGCCGCGGGCGCGGTCGTCACCTTCGGCGGCGTGGTGCGGGATCACGATGGCGGGCGCGGCGTGACCGAGCTCGAATACGTCGGGCATCCCAGCGCCGACGAGGTGATCCGCGAGGTCGCCACCGAGCTGGCCGGCCGCTACGACGGAGTCCGAGCCTTGGCGGTCGCGCACCGCGTGGGCCTGCTGGGGATCGGCGACGTCGCCTTGGCCTGCGCCGTAGCCGCCGAACACCGCAAGGAGGCGTTCGCGGTGTGCGCCGAACTCGTCGACGAGGTGAAGCGCCGCCTCCCGATCTGGAAGCGCCAGGTCTTCACGGACGCATCGGAAGAATGGGTCAACTGCCCCTGA
- a CDS encoding transglycosylase family protein has protein sequence MTRYEGKHRKPSTAGIARNAARLAIAGAVVAAPIAVAAPANAADWDKLAQCESSGNWNANTGNGFSGGLQFTPSTWAAYGGTQYASNAKDASREEQIAVAEKVLASQGSGAWPGCTSKTSWTSGSTSNKSSGSSEKSSSSKKSESSSSKKSTKKSTVKSNGADYTVQTGDTLGKIASQYGVDYQDIFEKNSSVLNDPNMIFPGQQLDIK, from the coding sequence ATGACTCGCTACGAAGGCAAGCACCGCAAACCTTCCACCGCCGGCATCGCCCGCAACGCCGCACGGCTGGCCATCGCAGGTGCCGTGGTCGCCGCCCCGATCGCGGTCGCAGCACCCGCCAACGCCGCTGACTGGGACAAGCTCGCGCAGTGCGAGAGCAGCGGGAACTGGAACGCCAACACCGGAAACGGCTTCTCCGGCGGTCTCCAGTTCACCCCGTCCACCTGGGCCGCGTACGGCGGCACCCAGTACGCGTCGAACGCCAAGGACGCCAGCCGCGAAGAGCAGATCGCGGTCGCCGAGAAGGTCCTCGCCTCGCAGGGCTCGGGCGCATGGCCCGGCTGCACCTCGAAGACCAGCTGGACCAGCGGCAGCACCAGCAACAAGTCGAGCGGTTCCTCGGAGAAGAGCTCCTCGTCGAAGAAGAGCGAGAGCTCGAGCTCCAAGAAGTCCACCAAGAAGTCCACCGTGAAGTCCAACGGTGCCGACTACACGGTGCAGACCGGTGACACCCTGGGCAAGATCGCCAGCCAGTACGGCGTCGACTACCAGGACATCTTCGAGAAGAACAGCAGCGTGCTCAACGACCCGAACATGATTTTCCCGGGTCAGCAGCTCGACATCAAGTGA
- a CDS encoding MoaD/ThiS family protein produces the protein MTVQFEGAPTALAVRVRYFAGARAAAGVAEETLTVSAGSPGPVRADDVIDAVLAAHDERLASVVPACSFLLNGVAVRDRSTPVGEGDELDVLPPFAGG, from the coding sequence ATGACGGTGCAGTTCGAAGGTGCGCCGACGGCGCTGGCGGTACGGGTGCGGTACTTCGCCGGAGCCAGGGCCGCGGCAGGTGTGGCCGAGGAAACGCTGACGGTCTCCGCGGGCTCGCCGGGTCCGGTGCGGGCCGACGACGTGATCGACGCGGTGCTGGCCGCGCACGACGAGCGGTTGGCGAGCGTCGTGCCCGCCTGCAGCTTCCTGCTCAACGGAGTCGCGGTGCGCGACCGCTCGACCCCGGTGGGCGAGGGCGATGAGCTGGACGTGCTGCCGCCGTTCGCGGGTGGCTGA
- the moaA gene encoding GTP 3',8-cyclase MoaA — protein sequence MDLGIPAVRPTTDTSTRPDTPALVDRFGRVATDLRVSLIDKCNLRCTYCMPAEGLPWLKRQEMLNTEEMNRLIRIAVETLGVTNVRFTGGEPLLRQDLVDVIGATSALTGNPRTSLTTNGINLRRHADALVEAGLDRVNVSLDTLRADTFHQLTRRDRFDDVLDGLAAAKATGLEPVKVNAVLLRGVNDDEAGDLLRFCLEQGYQLRFIEQMPLDPQHGWDRDQMITADEILERLSEEFTLTPHVAERGSAPAERWLVDGGPGTVGVIGSVTRPFCADCDRTRLTADGQLRSCLFSTTETDLRAPLRDGAGDDELARLWQETMWAKKAGHGMDDDGFAQPSRPMSAIGG from the coding sequence GTGGACCTGGGCATCCCGGCCGTGCGCCCCACGACCGACACATCGACTCGTCCGGACACCCCGGCACTGGTCGACCGATTCGGCCGTGTGGCCACCGACCTTCGCGTTTCGTTGATCGACAAGTGCAATCTGCGCTGCACCTACTGCATGCCCGCAGAGGGCCTGCCGTGGCTGAAACGCCAGGAAATGCTCAACACCGAGGAAATGAACCGGCTGATCCGGATCGCCGTGGAGACCCTCGGAGTCACCAACGTGCGGTTCACCGGCGGCGAACCGCTGCTGCGCCAGGACCTGGTGGACGTCATCGGCGCCACCAGCGCACTGACCGGGAATCCGAGAACTTCGTTGACCACCAACGGAATCAACCTGCGCAGGCACGCCGACGCGCTGGTCGAGGCCGGACTGGACCGGGTCAACGTCTCGCTGGACACGCTGCGCGCCGACACCTTCCACCAGCTGACCCGCCGGGACCGTTTCGACGACGTGCTCGACGGACTCGCCGCGGCGAAGGCGACCGGCCTGGAACCGGTCAAGGTGAACGCGGTGCTGCTGCGCGGCGTGAACGACGACGAAGCCGGTGACCTGCTGCGGTTCTGCCTGGAGCAGGGGTACCAGCTGCGGTTCATCGAGCAGATGCCACTGGACCCGCAGCACGGCTGGGACCGCGACCAGATGATCACCGCGGACGAGATCTTGGAGCGGCTGAGCGAGGAGTTCACCCTCACCCCGCACGTCGCCGAGCGCGGCTCGGCACCCGCCGAGCGCTGGCTCGTCGACGGCGGCCCGGGCACGGTCGGCGTGATCGGCTCGGTGACGCGGCCGTTCTGCGCGGACTGCGACCGCACCCGGCTCACCGCCGACGGGCAGCTGCGGTCCTGCCTGTTCTCCACCACCGAGACCGATCTGCGCGCCCCGCTGCGCGACGGCGCCGGGGACGACGAACTGGCTCGGCTGTGGCAGGAGACGATGTGGGCCAAGAAGGCCGGACACGGGATGGACGATGACGGGTTCGCCCAGCCGTCCCGCCCGATGAGCGCGATCGGAGGCTGA
- a CDS encoding molybdopterin-binding protein, with protein MPHYRISEAAGLLGVSDDTVRRWADGGQLPTERDGSGRLVIDGADLAEFAREQARAVPDPSGVGRSARNRLVGLVTEVVSDRVMSQVELQCGPHRVVSLMSTEAVRELGLEPGVLAVAVVKSTAVVVETPGG; from the coding sequence GTGCCGCATTATCGGATTTCCGAAGCCGCCGGGCTGCTCGGCGTCAGCGACGACACCGTTCGCCGCTGGGCCGACGGCGGGCAGCTCCCCACCGAGCGCGACGGTTCCGGTCGCCTCGTGATCGACGGTGCCGACCTGGCCGAGTTCGCCCGTGAACAGGCGCGTGCCGTGCCCGATCCCTCCGGCGTGGGCCGCTCGGCCCGCAACCGGCTCGTCGGGCTGGTCACCGAGGTCGTCTCGGACCGGGTGATGTCCCAAGTGGAGTTGCAGTGCGGTCCGCACCGGGTGGTGTCGCTGATGAGCACCGAGGCCGTGCGGGAGCTGGGGCTGGAACCGGGAGTGCTGGCGGTGGCGGTGGTCAAGTCGACCGCCGTGGTGGTGGAAACGCCGGGAGGCTGA
- the modA gene encoding molybdate ABC transporter substrate-binding protein codes for MIGSRVVVALAGFALLLAGCSAGGSEQAQGERTVTVLAAASLTESFDELAGRFEAENPGVRVQLDYAGSSTLVEQLTQGRRADVFASADTKNMDKASKAGVTGAEPQVFATNELTIAVPKGNPDHIASLADLNAPGRLVVQCAPQVPCGSAAQTVEQAAGLRINAASEENDVKSVLRKVTAGEADAGLVYVTDAKAAADQVQSVEFPESQRAINDYPIVSLKDAPEPELGARFLDYVRGPVGKEVLTAHGFGAE; via the coding sequence GTGATCGGATCCAGAGTTGTCGTGGCATTGGCCGGATTCGCGCTGTTACTGGCCGGGTGCTCGGCCGGCGGCTCCGAGCAGGCGCAGGGCGAGCGGACGGTCACGGTGCTCGCCGCGGCCTCGCTCACGGAGTCCTTCGACGAGCTCGCAGGCCGATTCGAGGCGGAGAACCCGGGGGTGCGGGTGCAGCTGGACTACGCGGGCTCGTCCACGCTGGTCGAGCAGCTGACGCAGGGGCGCCGCGCCGACGTGTTCGCCTCGGCGGACACCAAGAACATGGACAAGGCGAGCAAGGCGGGCGTGACGGGCGCCGAGCCGCAGGTCTTCGCGACGAACGAGCTGACGATCGCGGTGCCGAAGGGCAACCCGGACCACATCGCCTCGCTGGCCGACCTCAACGCGCCGGGCAGGCTCGTCGTGCAATGCGCGCCGCAGGTCCCGTGCGGTTCGGCGGCGCAGACCGTGGAACAGGCGGCGGGCCTGCGGATCAACGCGGCCAGCGAGGAGAACGACGTGAAGTCGGTGCTGCGCAAGGTGACCGCGGGCGAGGCCGACGCGGGCCTCGTCTACGTGACGGACGCGAAGGCCGCCGCCGACCAGGTGCAGAGCGTGGAGTTCCCGGAGTCCCAGCGGGCGATCAACGACTATCCGATCGTGTCGCTCAAGGACGCCCCGGAACCGGAGCTGGGCGCGCGGTTCCTGGACTACGTGCGCGGCCCGGTCGGGAAGGAAGTGCTCACGGCGCACGGTTTCGGCGCCGAATGA
- a CDS encoding ABC transporter permease, whose product MPGVLWVPAALALALIVLPVLGLLTRVDPARLPALLTSSAAVDALDLSVRTSLVATVLSLVFGGPLAVVLARARLRGVRVLRAVVLLPLVLPPVVGGLALLYLLGRTGPLGGLLDDAGLRLPYTTAAVVLAQTFVAMPFLVVGLEGALRSADARYEQVAATLGAGPWLTFRRVTLPMLLPALGSSVVLTFARALGEFGATITFAGSLQGTTRTLPLAIYTTAQSDVDAAVAMSLLLVVLALLVIGLAGTKAVEGRA is encoded by the coding sequence ATGCCGGGTGTGCTGTGGGTGCCCGCGGCGCTCGCACTGGCGTTGATCGTGCTGCCGGTGCTGGGCCTGCTCACCCGCGTCGATCCGGCGCGGCTGCCCGCGTTGCTGACGAGTTCGGCGGCCGTGGACGCGCTGGACCTGTCGGTGCGCACCTCGCTGGTGGCGACCGTGTTGTCGTTGGTGTTCGGCGGGCCGCTGGCGGTGGTGCTGGCGCGGGCGCGGCTGCGCGGAGTGCGGGTGCTGCGGGCGGTGGTGCTGCTGCCGCTGGTGCTGCCGCCGGTCGTGGGCGGGCTGGCGTTGCTGTACCTGCTGGGCCGGACCGGTCCGCTGGGTGGGCTGTTGGACGACGCCGGGCTCCGGCTGCCTTACACGACGGCGGCGGTGGTGCTGGCGCAGACGTTCGTGGCGATGCCGTTCCTGGTGGTGGGGCTGGAGGGCGCGCTGCGTTCGGCCGACGCCCGTTACGAGCAGGTGGCGGCGACGCTCGGTGCCGGGCCGTGGTTGACGTTCCGGCGGGTCACGTTGCCGATGCTGCTGCCCGCGCTGGGCTCGAGCGTGGTGCTCACTTTCGCCCGCGCGCTGGGCGAGTTCGGCGCGACGATCACGTTCGCGGGCAGCCTGCAGGGCACCACGCGCACGTTGCCGTTGGCCATCTACACCACCGCTCAGTCCGACGTGGACGCCGCGGTGGCGATGTCGTTGCTGCTGGTGGTGCTGGCTCTGCTGGTGATCGGCTTGGCGGGCACGAAGGCAGTGGAGGGACGCGCGTGA
- a CDS encoding TOBE domain-containing protein: MHRERPHASPRNAVPVRINALEPRGDVVRLRAETRSPEAVVLAADVTPAAVADLGLSVGDDVFFVVKAAEVAIHPVSGGSSGA, translated from the coding sequence GTGCACCGGGAACGTCCGCACGCCAGCCCGCGCAACGCCGTGCCGGTGCGGATCAACGCGCTGGAGCCGCGTGGTGACGTGGTGCGGTTGCGCGCTGAGACGCGCTCGCCGGAGGCGGTGGTGCTGGCGGCCGACGTGACCCCGGCGGCCGTCGCCGACCTGGGGTTGAGCGTCGGTGACGACGTATTTTTCGTGGTTAAGGCCGCCGAAGTAGCCATTCACCCGGTGTCGGGAGGATCATCTGGGGCGTGA